Genomic segment of Candidatus Jordarchaeales archaeon:
CCCTCGATAACTTAGGCTCGCTTGACAGGTCGTTAAGCTGGAGAGGGGTGCTGACACACATGAATGCAGTCGAAAAGGAGTTGGTTATAGTTGGCGGGGGCCCAGCGGGCCTTTCAGCCGCCATCTACGCTTCGAGACTTGGGCTAAATGTCGTGCTCTTTGAAGCTAAGATGGTTGGTGGGCAAGCTGCCGAAGCTGCTGTGGTCGAAAACTACCCTGGCTTCGACTCTATAAGGGGAATGGAGCTAGTTGAAAGAATGCGGCAGCAAGCCGAGAAATATGGATGCGAGATAAGGGAAATGGAAGCTGTGAAGAGGATAACGAGGGAGGGAGAAAAGTTCAGAGTGGTTACTAGTCTGGGAGAGTACCTTGCCAAGGCGGTGATAATCGCCACGGGTAGAGAGAAGAGGAAGCTCGGGGTTCCGGGAGAGGAGGAGTTCAAGGGGCGCGGGGTCAGCTACTGCGCCACGTGCGACGCCCCCCTTTACCGTGGTAAGAGGGTCCTCGTGGTTGGTGGGGGGAACACCGCTGCAAGCGAGGCCCTCTACCTCTCGGAGAACGCTAAGGAAGTCCACCTAGTTCACAGGAGAAGTGACCTTAGAGCTGAAAAAGTGCTAAAAGAGAGGCTTAAGGAAAGGAACGTGGTATTCCACTGGAACAGCGTGGTGAAGAGAATAGAAGGCGACAAGCTCGTTAGGCGCGTGGTGATCCAAAACTTGGAGAGCGGGGAAGAAAGGGTGCTGGAAGTAGACGGCGTTTTCATAGCCGTTGGTGAGACACCGTCGAGCAGCATAGCATTGGAGCTGGGAGTGAAGCTCGACGAAGAAGGCTACATCATCGTTGACAGGAATCAGAGGACGAACGTTGAAGGGGTTTTCGCTGCGGGAGACGTAACAGGAGGAGTAATGCAGATAGTTAAAGCGGCAGGGGAAGGCGCTGTAGCAGCGGTCAACGCATACCTCTACATACGTAAGGGGTGGTACTGAGAAGCTAACACAACCACCAGCTCGTAAACGAAAATGGTAGCGAAAGCACCTCAAGGGCATTGTCCAGTCGCCGTAAAATCTGCCTTAAACCGCTAATCTACCTTTTATCGCTTCCTAGGATGAAATCTATGAACTTACGAGTGCTCGGAGCTAGGGAGCCTGACCTCACTAGGTCGTTCCACTCTTCCACAATAGACCTGTAAGACTCCCACTCTTTTTCAAGCAGCAGCATGTCTTCAACCAGTTTGTCGAACTCGAACTTTTTACCCCTACCCACCCCGTCACAAATTAAGAGAGCATCCGGATTAAGTTTAAACCTGCGTCCGCCAAGCC
This window contains:
- the trxB gene encoding thioredoxin-disulfide reductase, which produces MNAVEKELVIVGGGPAGLSAAIYASRLGLNVVLFEAKMVGGQAAEAAVVENYPGFDSIRGMELVERMRQQAEKYGCEIREMEAVKRITREGEKFRVVTSLGEYLAKAVIIATGREKRKLGVPGEEEFKGRGVSYCATCDAPLYRGKRVLVVGGGNTAASEALYLSENAKEVHLVHRRSDLRAEKVLKERLKERNVVFHWNSVVKRIEGDKLVRRVVIQNLESGEERVLEVDGVFIAVGETPSSSIALELGVKLDEEGYIIVDRNQRTNVEGVFAAGDVTGGVMQIVKAAGEGAVAAVNAYLYIRKGWY